ACCTGGTAATTTGGATTATATCCTTCATTTTGCCTCTCCTGCCAGTCCTATTGATTATTTGAAAATTCCCATTCACACCTTAAAAGTAGGGTCTATTGGCACTTATAACCTGTTAGAATTGGCAAAAAATAAAAAAGCGCGCATTCTAATTGCTTCTACCTCTGAGGTATATGGTGACCCCTTGGTACATCCGCAATCGGAGGAATACTACGGAAATGTAAGCACTATAGGACCTCGTGGAGTGTACGACGAAGCCAAACGCTTTATGGAATCCATCACTATGGCATATCACCGCTCTTACGGATTGGAAACACGTATCGCGCGGATTTTCAATACTTACGGAGAGCGTATGCGACTCAATGACGGACGAGTAATACCCGCTTTTATCGGGCAAGTACTTCGAGGTGAAGACCTTACCATTTTTGGCAATGGCGAGCAAACCCGATCTTTTTGTTACGTAAGTGACCAAATTGAAGGTATTTTCCGATTGCTGATGAGCAACTACGTGTACCCCATAAACATTGGTAATCCAGAAGAAATTTCCATCAATCAATTCGCTCAGGAAATTTTAGAAATCACTGGGGTCCAACGCAAAATCACTTATTTTCCACTACCCGAAAATGACCCACTTCAACGACAACCCGATATTACCAAAGCTCGTGAAATTCTCGGTTGGGAACCTCGTATAAGTCGCCGAGAGGGTATGCTACGCACCTACAATTATTTCAAATCTTTACCCAAAGAGGAACTACTCAAAAAAGAACATCGTAATTTTGAGGAATATTTATAACCCAAAATCACGCAACTTTGAATAAAATGCATACATTTTAAACTTTAATAACAATTTCGTAACATTCTGTACGAAAAATTGGACGATTTTTGCTTTAATAAAAATTATTTTTTGATGGAACAAGTTTATATTTTTATGCTTTTCGTGCTTTTCTCATTGGCAATTCTGGATTTGGTTGTCGGGGTAAGTAACGATGCGGTGAATTTTTTGAATTCGGCAGTGGGCTCTCGGGCAGTGAGTTTACGCACTATAATGATAGTTGCCAGTTTAGGAGTTGCCATTGGTGCCGTTTTTTCAAGCGGTATGATGGAAGTAGCACGAAGCGGAATATTCAACCCCAAAGAATTTTATTTTGATGAAATAATGGTTATTTTTATGACCGTTATGCTTGCCGATGTGCTTTTGTTGGATTTGTTTAACTCTCTGGGGTTACCTACCTCTACCACCGTTTCTATCGTTTTTGAATTGCTCGGGGCGGCCTTTTGTGTGGGAATAATAAAAGTTTATACCGACCAAGAAAGTTTAAGTGCTGTATTCCAATACATAAACACTACCAAAGCGCGTGAAATTATTTTCAGTATTTTTATTTCAGTACTCATAGCTTTCACAGTCGGTACGATTGTACAATATTTAGCACGACTGATTTTTTCCTTCCGATACGAAAAAAACATCAAATTTACAGGAGGAATTTTCGGCGGACTATCACTGACAGCCCTTACTTATTTTATTGTCTTTAAAGGATTAAAAAGTGTTTCCTTTATTTCTAAGGAAATGATTGATAACCTGCAAGATAACATCAACTTGCTACTAGCGGTATGCCTTGTGTTTTTTACCATACTCTCACAGGTACTCATTCACCTGCGTATCAATATTTTTAAGATTGTAATTATTGTAGGAACTTTCGGTTTGGCGATGGCTTTTGCAGGTAATGATTTGGTCAACTTCATCGGTGTGCCTATTGCAGCTTGGCAATCGTTCGAGATGTGGCAAGCCTCAGGATTAGAACCCCACGAGTTCAATATGTCAGCTCTGGCTGGAAAGGCACAAACCCCCACTATTCTGTTAATCATTGCTGGAACCATTATGGTTTTAACGCTTTGGTTTTCCAAAAAAGCGCGTAATGTGATTGAAACGGGGGTAAATCTTTCACGCCAAAGTGAGGGACAAGAACGTTTCTCTTCTAACATTCTCTCCCGATTTGTGGTGCGTATATCCGTTTTCGTAGCAACAGTTACCAATGCGGTAATTCCAAAAAGTGTATCCGAAAAAATTGACGCTCGTTTTGTAAAACCCGAAGAACAAAAAGATAAAAATGGTACCGCTCCAGCTTTTGATTTGGTACGTGCTTCGGTCAACTTAGTGATTGCCAGTAGCTTAATTGCTTTAGGTACTTCATTAAAACTTCCTTTATCAACCACTTACGTAACTTTTATGGTGGCAATGGGTACTTCGTTAGCGGACAGAGCTTGGGGGCGTGAGAGTGCCGTGTATCGTGTAGCTGGAGTTTTTAACGTTGTCGGTGGATGGTTTTTAACAGCTGGTGCTGCATTTACCTCTGCCTTTTTGGTTGCAGGAATTTTGTATTTTGGTGATGTCATTGGGCTTATTGGTATGGTACTTTTAGTTGGATTTTTACTACTGAAAAGTGCTGCCGCTTTTAAAAATAAGGAAAAGGAGAAGAGCCAAAAAAGACGTTTTGAACGTAGCGATTTAGTGACTATCAATGGTATTATAAAAGAAAGTTCAGAATACATTTCCGAAACGGTTTCTCGTGTAAGTGATCTTTACATAAAGGTAATCAATAATTTAGGAACTCAAAATCTAGGAAAACTCACCAAGAATAAGAAAAATGCCAAAAAACTAGAAAAAGAAATTGATGATTTGAAAGGAAATATTTATTACTTCATCAAATCATTAGATGATACTTCGGTGGTTTCCAGTAAGTTTTATATCCTAACGTTGGATTATTTACACGACATCATTCAAAACATCTGCTTTATATCAGCAAGTAGTTTTGAACACGTAAATAATAACCATAAAAACTTAAAATTCAATCAGTTAAGAGATTTAAAAGGACTCTCTGACAAACTAAAAGAGCTCTTTGATGGCACCAAAAACGCCTTTGATAAAGGAAACTTTTCAAGTTTGAACAAGCTCTTGGAAGAGGCAAAAGCTCTTAAAAAAGAGGTTAACGATATGATTCAAAAACAAATTGACCGTATCCGTACCACGGAAACCAGTCCTAAGAATACAAAACTATATTTTAGTATTCTTTTGGAAACCAAAGATTTGATTCAATCAAGTATGAATTTAATAATGCTCTTTGACGAATTTCAACACGAGTTTCAAAAACGGGTACGATAGAAATTCGCTTTATCATTAACCCTTGATTCTAAAACGATTTGGAAAGAATTTGAATAATATCTTCCAAATCGTTTTTGTTTATTGTGGTTGTTTCTTATCTTCGTGGGTCAAATTAGGTAATAATGGAAAAAAAGATAAAATTTTCAGTCATCGGAGGCGGAAGTTGGGCAACGGCTCTGGCAAAGGTGCTATCGGAAAACCATACCGAAATTTGTT
This genomic window from Capnocytophaga canimorsus contains:
- a CDS encoding UDP-glucuronic acid decarboxylase family protein, producing MKKILITGGAGFLGSHLCERCLAEGYYVIAMDNLITGDIKNIEHLLPNANFEFQHYDVTKFVHVPGNLDYILHFASPASPIDYLKIPIHTLKVGSIGTYNLLELAKNKKARILIASTSEVYGDPLVHPQSEEYYGNVSTIGPRGVYDEAKRFMESITMAYHRSYGLETRIARIFNTYGERMRLNDGRVIPAFIGQVLRGEDLTIFGNGEQTRSFCYVSDQIEGIFRLLMSNYVYPINIGNPEEISINQFAQEILEITGVQRKITYFPLPENDPLQRQPDITKAREILGWEPRISRREGMLRTYNYFKSLPKEELLKKEHRNFEEYL
- a CDS encoding inorganic phosphate transporter, producing the protein MEQVYIFMLFVLFSLAILDLVVGVSNDAVNFLNSAVGSRAVSLRTIMIVASLGVAIGAVFSSGMMEVARSGIFNPKEFYFDEIMVIFMTVMLADVLLLDLFNSLGLPTSTTVSIVFELLGAAFCVGIIKVYTDQESLSAVFQYINTTKAREIIFSIFISVLIAFTVGTIVQYLARLIFSFRYEKNIKFTGGIFGGLSLTALTYFIVFKGLKSVSFISKEMIDNLQDNINLLLAVCLVFFTILSQVLIHLRINIFKIVIIVGTFGLAMAFAGNDLVNFIGVPIAAWQSFEMWQASGLEPHEFNMSALAGKAQTPTILLIIAGTIMVLTLWFSKKARNVIETGVNLSRQSEGQERFSSNILSRFVVRISVFVATVTNAVIPKSVSEKIDARFVKPEEQKDKNGTAPAFDLVRASVNLVIASSLIALGTSLKLPLSTTYVTFMVAMGTSLADRAWGRESAVYRVAGVFNVVGGWFLTAGAAFTSAFLVAGILYFGDVIGLIGMVLLVGFLLLKSAAAFKNKEKEKSQKRRFERSDLVTINGIIKESSEYISETVSRVSDLYIKVINNLGTQNLGKLTKNKKNAKKLEKEIDDLKGNIYYFIKSLDDTSVVSSKFYILTLDYLHDIIQNICFISASSFEHVNNNHKNLKFNQLRDLKGLSDKLKELFDGTKNAFDKGNFSSLNKLLEEAKALKKEVNDMIQKQIDRIRTTETSPKNTKLYFSILLETKDLIQSSMNLIMLFDEFQHEFQKRVR